One Synechocystis sp. LKSZ1 genomic window, ACCGCTGGCGGTCTGTCGGGATAGCGATATCTATGGGGTTATTTACCTCAAGGATATTGTCAAACCTGGCATCAAAGAACGCTTTGACCAACTGCGGCGCATGGGAGTCAGAACTATTATGCTGACGGGGGATAACCGGATTACGGCCTCGGTGATTGCCCAGGAAGCCGGAGTGGATGACTTTATTGCCGAAGCCACCCCAGAGGACAAAATTCAGGTGATCCGCACAGAACAGGAAAAGGGCAAACTGGTGGCCATGACGGGGGATGGCACGAACGATGCGCCGGCCCTAGCCCAGGCCAATGTGGGCCTAGCCATGAACTCCGGCACCCAGGCCGCGAAGGAGGCTGCCAACATGGTTGATCTCGATTCTGACCCGACGAAACTGATCGACCTAGTGACCATTGGTAAACAATTGTTGATTACCCGAGGGGCCCTGACCACCTTTTCCATCGCCAACGATATTGCCAAATACTTTGCCATTATTCCCACCATCTTTGCGGCGGCCGGCATTGGGGCCTTGAATATTATGAGTCTGGAGAGTCCCCAGTCGGCCATTCTTTCAGCGCTCATCTACAACGCTCTGATTATTCCGGCTCTGATTCCCCTGGCCCTGAAGGGGGTGCAGTTTCGTCCTTTAACGGCAGATCAATTACTCCAACGCAACATGCTGATTTATGGCCTGGGGGGAATTATTGCACCCTTCATCGCCATTAAGGTGATTGATTTAATGCTTTCACCCCTGCTCTAAGTACCCATGGTTCAATCCTACCTATTTACGTTCAGGTGACTGTGATGAAATACCCGCGATTACCGTTAACCAACCCTGTGGCCCAGATCTCAGAGGTCTTTTCTATCCTGGGGTCTGCGGCCCAGCGGCAGAAATTACCGCGCTATCTCTTCCTGGGTCTTTGCTTGAATTTAATCCTGGCCCCAGTGGTCTATGGCGCCACCGGCGATGCCCTCAGTCGCCATCAGGCCTGGGCCCTGGGCCTATTGTTGATCGGCACCCTTAGCCTGTCCGTCTATCTCTTTTTTGTGATGTTTCTCCCGGAGAAGTTCTAATGAGTTTTTCGCGTGAAATCAGTCGGGCCCTGCGAGCAACCTTTCTGCTTTGGGTACTCACAGCAGTCCTCTATCCTTTGGCCATGCTGGCCATCGGCCAAACCCTTATTCCCTACCAGGCCAATGGTAGCTTGCTGAAAAATGCCCAGGGAACCGTTGTCGGCTCGGCCTTGATTGGCCAACCCTTCACCAGTGAGCGCTACTTTAACAGTCGCCCTAGTACAACCAATTACAGCACGGCAAACCCCCAACAGGATGAGGCCCTGGTCTTAAAAACTGGGGTATCCGGGGCGAGCAACCTGGCCCCGAGTAATCCGGCCCTGCTAGAGCGTATCCAGGGAAAACCCGATCCTGACTCTCAAAA contains:
- the kdpC gene encoding K(+)-transporting ATPase subunit C, with amino-acid sequence MSFSREISRALRATFLLWVLTAVLYPLAMLAIGQTLIPYQANGSLLKNAQGTVVGSALIGQPFTSERYFNSRPSTTNYSTANPQQDEALVLKTGVSGASNLAPSNPALLERIQGKPDPDSQKAIAGAIPQLKAAGIPPTADLVYASGSSLDPHITPEAAQGQITRVAKARGLSASQLEELIQSNIDGRFLGIFGEPGVNVLKLNLGLDRYSTEQTK
- a CDS encoding potassium-transporting ATPase subunit F — encoded protein: MKYPRLPLTNPVAQISEVFSILGSAAQRQKLPRYLFLGLCLNLILAPVVYGATGDALSRHQAWALGLLLIGTLSLSVYLFFVMFLPEKF